One Strigops habroptila isolate Jane chromosome 19, bStrHab1.2.pri, whole genome shotgun sequence genomic window carries:
- the LOC115617860 gene encoding feather keratin Cos1-1/Cos1-3/Cos2-1-like produces MSCCNPCVPCQPCGPTPLANSCNEPCVRQCQSSVVVIEPSPVVVTLPGPILSSFPQNTVVGSSTSAAVGSILSCEGVPINSGGFDLSCITNRYCRRPC; encoded by the coding sequence ATGTCCTGCTGCAACCCGTGcgtgccctgccagccctgcggcCCGACCccgctggccaacagctgcaatgagccctgtgtcaggcagtgccagaGCTCCGTCGTCGTCATTGAGCCTTCCCCCGTGGTGGTGACCCTGCCcggccccatcctcagctccttcccgcAGAACACTGTTGTGGGCTCCTCCACCTCCGCTGCCgttggcagcatcctcagctgtGAGGGGGTGCCCATCAACTCCGGGGGCTTTGACCTCTCCTGCATCACCAACCGCTACTGCCGCAGACCCTGCTAA